The following are encoded together in the Tetrapisispora phaffii CBS 4417 chromosome 5, complete genome genome:
- the TPHA0E02680 gene encoding uncharacterized protein (similar to Saccharomyces cerevisiae SPT21 (YMR179W); ancestral locus Anc_6.252), which yields MSESVYMNLKILYSLENSESIVTTYLSRSKTSKEVQVMTVALNSGGDNNETINSKIGAVPLHDVLDEIYESSPELIDHKVETQGFDYNIYYKDVCEIGEPLVSLGFLSKIRSQKENKELMVKSSAIENEDEDELIVIGSVCSNFASLLKKSYINSSKKGNNKLMGKLKDNVSIETLEIKLQFSKIFKQTVKPAATKYVKPAVKGVRSAVKRQTNPKPAPKAIRTQSLPIWNPMQVPGQALPASSIAHKIYMADKQNETKNSCNQPTNNSQKGRVNINSKVKINDSVSKRFDFMLKKKKTTKFVKSPNPNTATRAHRMNTTPVIMESNFASATFKEKSTKNINQIHRKNSIDFGDIANFANNKLSSNLKKVTNFEEQNSLEADKENIQPSTLNGKPNSSAINMNSNANAFNLLTSPDFNLKKDLDWLDDYDIFNSSIINNESVNVNALFTTPNDANACNTNQTEELDNDFPNSNDFEVQAVDMQTAVTNEIGRTSPMTKQHNNGNINADLDNSNDVDNTSIVFAPTSVINSPDGEKSVEISDNFVNSINVTSKRPCESELEYEVNNNIKKQRTIPSSPVNMFQYQATDDNDNDSVDPINSDDKNELFSSYINVKSYNYQNSHNSTPVSSYLANSSDALDDFQK from the coding sequence ATGTCTGAATCAGTTtatatgaatttaaaaattctatATTCTTTAGAAAATAGTGAATCCATCGTAACCACATACCTCTCAAGATCCAAGACTTCTAAAGAAGTTCAAGTAATGACTGTCGCATTAAACAGCGGTGgagataataatgaaacaatCAATTCTAAAATTGGTGCTGTGCCACTACATGATGTTTTAGATGAAATTTACGAAAGTTCACCAGAATTAATAGACCATAAAGTGGAAACACAGGGGTTCgattacaatatatattataaagatGTTTGTGAAATTGGAGAACCTTTAGTGAGCTTAGGTTTCTTATCGAAAATACGATCTCAGAAAGAGAATAAAGAACTTATGGTTAAAAGTTCTGCGatagaaaatgaagatgaagatgaattaATTGTAATAGGGAGCGTTTGCTCTAACTTTGCATctttgttaaaaaaatcCTACATAAATTCCAGCAAAAAaggtaataataaactaaTGGGTAAACTAAAGGATAATGTTAGCATAGAAACTTTGgaaataaaattacaattttcaaaaatctttaaaCAAACAGTTAAACCTGCAGCTACAAAATACGTCAAACCAGCTGTAAAAGGAGTACGATCAGCAGTAAAAAGACAAACGAATCCTAAACCTGCTCCAAAGGCCATAAGGACACAATCATTACCAATATGGAACCCAATGCAAGTTCCTGGGCAAGCTTTACCTGCAAGTTCTATTGCacataaaatttatatgGCTGACAAACAAAATGAAACCAAGAATTCATGTAATCAACCAACCAACAATAGCCAAAAGGGACGTGTAAACATAAATAGTAAGgttaaaattaatgattcaGTTAGTAAAAGGTTTGATTTTAtgttaaagaaaaaaaagaccacaaaatttgttaaaagTCCAAATCCTAACACCGCTACCAGAGCTCACAGAATGAACACAACACCCGTAATAATGGAATCAAATTTTGCATCTGCTACGTTTAAGGAAAAATCtactaaaaatataaatcaaattcatagaaaaaattcaattgattttggTGATATTGCTAATTTTGCCAATAATAAACTAAGTAGTAATTTGAAGAAAGTCactaattttgaagaacaaAATTCACTGGAAGCAGACAAGGAAAATATTCAACCTTCAACTCTTAATGGAAAACCTAACAGTTCTGCAATTAATATGAACAGTAATGCTAATgcttttaatttattaaccTCACCTGATTTcaatttgaagaaagatTTAGATTGGTTAGATGATTATGATATTTTCAACTCATCgattattaataatgaatctgTCAATGTCAACGCTCTTTTTACCACACCTAACGATGCCAACGCTTGCAATACTAATCAAACAGAGGAATTAGATAATGATTTCCCTAATTCTAATGATTTTGAAGTTCAGGCAGTAGACATGCAGACTGCAGTAACGAATGAAATTGGTAGGACCTCTCCTATGACGAAACAACATAATAATGGTAACATAAACGCAGATTTAGATAATTCTAATGATGTTGATAATACTTCAATTGTGTTTGCTCCAACTTCAGTAATTAATTCTCCTGATGGTGAAAAATCAGTAGAAATCTCAGAcaattttgtaaattcCATCAATGTCACATCAAAACGTCCGTGCGAAAGTGAATTGGAATATGAAGtgaacaataatataaagaagCAAAGGACAATACCATCTTCACCAGTGAATATGTTCCAATATCAAGCAActgatgataatgataatgacaGTGTTGACCCTATCAATTCTGATGATAagaatgaattattttcttcatataTTAATGTAAAATCTTACAACTACCAAAACAGTCATAACTCCACTCCTGTCTCATCATATTTAGCTAACTCAAGCGACGCATTGGATGACTTTCAAAAGTAA
- the CHP1 gene encoding ribosome-associated Tef1p biogenesis chaperone CHP1 (similar to Saccharomyces cerevisiae YPL225W; ancestral locus Anc_6.249) codes for MSTFDAENADNLEDIEKQFAVVAVEQAETYWKLLTKIPGSKLKLTSMDDEIYTNFMEKFPEYKDLERLRKFEESELKSKDAKERWRLFCNEYEKSVEDYNFGTLLRTDASQEYGQFSTIFAVRIQFYAFEIARNRHGLNDWIVGK; via the coding sequence ATGTCCACTTTTGACGCCGAAAATGCTGATAATTTAGAGGATATCGAAAAACAATttgctgttgttgctgtCGAACAAGCTGAAACTTATTGGAAGTTATTGACCAAGATTCCTGGTTCCAAACTGAAATTGACCAGTATGGATGATGAAATCTACACTAATTTCATGGAGAAGTTTCCAGAATACAAAGACCTTGAAAGACTAAGGAAGTTCGAAGAATCAGAATTGAAATCTAAGGATGCCAAGGAAAGATGGAGATTGTTCTGTAACGAATACGAGAAATCTGTTGAGGATTACAATTTTGGTACTCTACTGAGAACTGATGCTAGTCAAGAATACGGTCAATTTTCTACTATTTTCGCCGTTagaattcaattttatgcTTTTGAAATCGCAAGAAATAGACATGGTTTGAATGACTGGATTGTTGGTAAATAA
- the MMT2 gene encoding Mmt2p (similar to Saccharomyces cerevisiae MMT1 (YMR177W) and MMT2 (YPL224C); ancestral locus Anc_6.248), whose translation MNKVGLCNSGFEQLVCMNVKVLNKSNPYLFALRPSVLLLSRDLLKYSRGLNRSFHLISKLDSESKNNKDSNKRDILHKHEHEHASHSLGHSHTHKAANPLLVVSTEQFKKNPGVRITWIGLGINVGMTCGKFLGGIMFHSQALIADSVHALSDVVSDFLTLFSVGFAKTKPTPEYPNGNGKIETIGSLAVSSILTFAGVSIGWASFTSIVGPLIPATVIETITSLIGHVHVHSHTSIDDVTNVNAAWIAAASIVAKEWIFQATKKVAIQTNSNVLLANAWHHRVDSLTSLVALVTITSGYFFNIVSLDAVGGLLVSGLVIKAGATGMMSSVKELIDKSISHDEERYIEIKAGINESLKNLISNNNSGKPYQIKALDILASGPYYHVKLTLEVPAQKWDNVLSMREGENIIKYLRKALSKDFSDIIKLDVEFEDEIIPLTTEQIEEKRKQEKEELEEAKNFHDHYHGDILSHTHLDGELSYDNDLLGSDTTKATLESVAHSHNMDSCADQSHSHDHSHSQSHNHTDSNTQSR comes from the coding sequence atgaataaGGTAGGTCTCTGCAATAGTGGCTTTGAACAATTGGTATGTATGAATGTAAAAGTTCTAAACAAAAGTAACCCTTACCTCTTTGCATTACGACCATCAGTACTTCTCCTCTCTCGAGATTTGTTAAAGTATAGTAGAGGTTTAAACAGGTCATTTCATTTAATCTCCAAATTAGACAGtgaatcaaaaaataataaagattcAAATAAACGAGATATTCTACATAAACATGAACATGAACATGCCAGTCATTCACTAGGACATAGTCATACACACAAAGCCGCTAACCCATTGTTAGTGGTAAGCACAgaacaatttaaaaaaaatccGGGGGTTAGAATCACATGGATTGGTTTGGGGATTAATGTAGGAATGACATGTGGTAAATTTTTAGGTGGTATTATGTTCCATTCACAAGCTCTGATAGCGGATTCTGTTCATGCATTGAGTGATGTTGTTTCAGACTTCTTGACGTTATTCTCTGTTGGTTTTGCGAAGACAAAACCAACTCCAGAATATCCTAATGGTAATGGTAAGATAGAAACAATTGGATCTCTGGCAGTATCTTCCATTTTAACTTTTGCCGGTGTATCTATTGGTTGGGCCTCATTCACATCAATCGTTGGGCCATTAATTCCAGCTACCGTTATAGAAACAATTACTTCATTGATTGGCCACGTTCACGTTCATTCGCACACTAGTATTGATGATGTGACTAATGTAAATGCCGCTTGGATTGCTGCTGCATCAATTGTTGCCAAAGAATGGATATTCCAGGCAACGAAAAAAGTTGCAATTCAAACAAATTCTAACGTCTTATTAGCAAATGCTTGGCATCATCGTGTGGATTCATTAACGTCACTCGTGGCATTAGTGACAATCACATCTGGATACTTCTTTAACATAGTATCATTGGATGCTGTAGGAGGTTTACTTGTTTCTGGGTTGGTTATAAAAGCAGGTGCAACGGGCATGATGAGTTCAGTTAAAGAACTAATAGATAAATCGATTTCCCATGATGAAGAACGTTATATAGAAATCAAAGCTGGCATTAACGAGAGTTTAAAAAACTTGATTTCGAATAACAACTCAGGTAAACCTTATCAGATTAAAGCTCTAGATATATTAGCATCTGGACCATACTATCATGTTAAACTAACTTTAGAAGTTCCAGCACAAAAATGGGATAATGTTTTAAGCATGAGGGAAggtgaaaatattatcaaatatttgagAAAAGCTTTAAGTAAGGATTTCTCAGACATTATTAAGCTAGATGTTGAgtttgaagatgaaatcATTCCTTTGACAACAGAACAAatagaagaaaaaagaaagcaaGAAAAAGAGGAGTTAGAAGAAGCTAAGAATTTCCATGATCATTACCATGGTGACATTTTATCCCATACCCATTTAGATGGCGAACTTTCGTATGACAATGATTTACTGGGATCAGATACGACTAAGGCAACATTAGAGTCAGTAGCACACTCACATAATATGGATAGTTGTGCTGATCAATCTCACTCGCACGACCATTCCCATTCACAATCGCACAATCATACCGATTCAAATACCCAATCAAGATAG
- the ECM5 gene encoding Ecm5p (similar to Saccharomyces cerevisiae ECM5 (YMR176W); ancestral locus Anc_6.247) encodes MDGKPSTLKISSLLNSFTEDETVREIPVDDFKKGNKFSLSNILNSSDNDIATTNVNSQVTNNIKSETVKVEKPIKQQQRNVNNYLYAQPRSRSFANPFDLNLVDKTKLTLTTDSTNNIKIYHENSQLYYTLPEGSVPCFIIDDFEAFKFKTPIAFYEAVSDLGEKYGAVKLTITDPRFNITNDLIETHELANEQFWFKTRKQYLSSFDTEAQKILEFHKDLFQFHKNIKKTNITKIPNIDKRKLDIYRLWSCVQLRGGFDTVSSQKLWAQIGRELGYSGRIMSSLSTSLRAAYVKVLQEFDLYREQLREKQREKENTVNINHIYEQNQLNVHASTPQITHLSNYETNNINTNKRISSENLDHLDSINNYNIKKLKIENPLIDNIKFITSSAAEYLRIRDIKYSKGLYVSFDNITEIKKNITTNTERTIPGYDFSFWNKGQEVYDKSVYNCKASSIFSVKQFYEKSQRNIKKLRQLYDGKLNLNSISSKNSQISDEEFEYSLDTMLSNPSLDYEIDTALDIMPMIHNADYILNRITYGKKLKALELWKLNNVPLEENSLLKYLDIDYGHVTRPKLEIGMHFSTRGWSVTDNFMPLVDYNHLGSTKLWYVIPPSEIEKFETLIKTINESRPFNTFNVRNLLPNEIEENFKSSEFYKNFLETNDDNPVIFGSKRKNVHSILNNETIKSTNLGLLPNDLYLKSRFLKDNGINLKKIAQDEGSFIFQFPKSYSSSYGTGFYLSENALFAPKSWLKNSIEGEQWLSNRNILPSMYMTQFLSNIAFNNLELRFQSSDLLGKIIREELHNRSMFRSKHGTTHERIDKFDFISDLSLESTGFSKVVISDDYDCMSISLREFLSLKGDELFSNDSNKSQKDLSISLHLSHDDDALTQLLCFSEAQNTTKTAKLLEDTFEINLFNLINSKYVNKKVPFHEMKDLVSKYDPEIIEKYFDKTIIKECEILVAETKAILSKLQNISMINDAIQFGDNIKLKILTVPDNDKLLLKLEKVKDSFSTCSFYFPEMEQTNHIYQRILKLTSNSIQALSTNDLKTLKEVYIKSFEVPIKHSLLKTVADKIHSLEWVDSYNKYILKVDDEINYASEIFTVKSLLQFFNFGVQCCNVEDVERLENVKNIILKTNELIGLLSKQFKPKKQHSKISIEILKNIIERAKEGNLPIGATMLRLIQNIITRISDIELEFTPINKLLNVNEEKKNDILRIIYGDDNIGYEIFQYFNGSEKDLRANVSDFSGVKLLNDACKNAKTWSLDLSKSTNKKLDKYHLRIKKALDISSDTYENKLKRLANPNDIIETSATYCYCRDGDKGGTMIECEICKDWYHKSCINEGQWNLPTNTDDIFICALCNLDNNSGFFTQRFTLTFEMIEALIISSINLKVISDRIALMQLIDMYLDIIKFKKFVRSHLFDENDNVKEEITVAELKFTLRKIIGSRVIFNDPLIKKIWERYSILEMSTFQNFQKPGQNIITGYNSSGTEKMIKENSNLPSYDRLVERPFEVTVDKKIVHEEKI; translated from the coding sequence ATGGATGGTAAGCCATCGACCTTGAAAATATCAAGTTTGTTGAATAGTTTCACTGAAGATGAGACCGTAAGGGAAATCCCTGTTGATGACTTCAAAAAAGGTAATAAGTTTTCATTAAGTAATATTCTGAATTCTAGCGATAATGATATTGCAACAACCAATGTGAACTCTCAAGTCactaataatatcaaatcGGAAACTGTTAAAGTGGAGAAACCtataaaacaacaacagaggaatgttaataattatttatatgcACAACCAAGGTCAAGGTCGTTTGCAAACCCATTTGATTTGAATCTGGTTGATAAGACAAAATTGACTCTCACCACTGATTctacaaataatattaaaatatatcatgAAAATTcacaattatattatacTTTGCCAGAAGGTTCAGTCCCATGTTTTATTATCGATGATTTTGAGGCCTTTAAGTTTAAGACCCCAATAGCATTTTACGAGGCAGTGTCTGACTTAGGGGAGAAATATGGTGCAGTGAAATTAACAATAACAGATCCTAGATTCAACATAACAAACGATCTGATAGAAACACACGAATTAGCAAATGAACAGTTTTGGTTCAAGACTAGAAAACAATATCTATCTTCATTCGATACCGAAGCACAAAAGATACTAGAGTTTCATAAAGATCTTTTCCAATTtcacaaaaatattaaaaaaacgAATATAACGAAAATACCCAACATagataaaagaaaattagatatatatagattatGGAGCTGTGTTCAACTGCGAGGTGGGTTTGACACAGTTAGTTCCCAGAAATTATGGGCTCAAATAGGTAGAGAATTGGGTTACTCTGGAAGAATAATGAGTTCGTTATCTACTTCATTAAGAGCTGCATACGTGAAAGTTTTACAAGAATTTGACCTTTATAGAGAACAATTGCGTGAGAAACAAAGAGAGAAAGAGAATACggtaaatataaatcacATTTATgaacaaaatcaattaaatgtCCATGCATCCACTCCACAAATCACACATTTATCAAATTACGAAACCAACAATATAAACACAAATAAAAGGATATCATCCGAAAATCTCGATCATTTGgattcaataaataattataacattaaaaaattgaaaattgaaaatcCACTTATAGATaacatcaaatttattacatCATCTGCTGCCGAATACTTAAGAATAAgagatattaaatattcaaaaggCTTATACGTAAGTTTTGATAACATAACcgaaattaagaaaaatataacaacAAATACAGAAAGAACTATACCTGGATATGATTTTTCGTTTTGGAACAAAGGACAGGAAGTATATGATAAATCTGTTTACAATTGTAAAGCATCGTCTATCTTTTCTgttaaacaattttatgAGAAATCACAAAGAAACATAAAAAAGCTTAGACAGTTATATGACggtaaattaaatttaaattctaTTTCGTCTAAAAACAGTCAAATTTCGGATGAGGAGTTTGAATATTCTTTAGATACGATGTTATCAAATCCTTCTTTAGATTATGAAATAGATACAGCGTTGGACATAATGCCTATGATTCACAATGCAGATTACATATTAAATCGAATCACTTATGgtaagaaattaaaagcACTTGAATTATGGAAATTGAATAATGTTCCATTAGAAGAAAACTCTCtactaaaatatttagatattGATTATGGACATGTAACAAGACCGAAACTTGAAATTGGTATGCATTTTTCGACTAGAGGCTGGTCAGTCACTGATAATTTTATGCCATTAGTGGATTATAATCATCTTGGGTCGACTAAATTATGGTATGTGATCCCCCCAtctgaaattgaaaaattcgaGACGTTAATAAAAACTATTAATGAATCTCGACCATTTAATACTTTCAATGTAAGGAATCTTTTACCCAATGAGATTGAGGAAAATTTTAAGTCTTCTGagttttataaaaattttctaGAGACTAACGATGATAACCCCGTTATATTTGGTAGTAAAAGGAAAAATGTTCACTCAATActaaataatgaaacaatTAAGTCAACAAATTTGGGTTTGTTACCAAATGATTTATACTTAAAATCTCGCTTTTTAAAGGATAATGGCATTAACTTGAAAAAAATAGCTCAAGATGAAGGGTCCTTTATTTTCCAGTTTCCTAAAAGTTATTCATCATCTTATGGTACTGGATTCTATCTATCAGAGAATGCTTTATTTGCACCAAAATCATGGTTGAAAAACTCGATTGAAGGTGAACAATGGTTATCaaatagaaatattttaccCTCTATGTACATGACACAATTCCTCTCCAATATAgcattcaataatttagaGCTTCGGTTTCAGTCGTCTGATTTATTAGGGAAAATCATCAGAGAGGAACTCCATAATCGATCAATGTTTAGGTCGAAACATGGTACTACACATGAACGCATAGACAAATTTGACTTTATATCAGATTTATCACTAGAGTCGACAGGCTTCTCCAAAGTTGTAATTTCTGATGATTATGATTGCATGTCAATTTCTCTAAGGGAGTTTCTATCTTTAAAAGGAGACGAATTGTTTTCAAATGATTCAAACAAATCACAAAAAGATTTGTCAATTTCATTACATCTATCCCATGATGATGATGCACTTACTCAATTGTTATGCTTTAGTGAAGCCCAGAACACTACTAAAACTGCCAAGCTTCTTGAGGATACTTTTgagataaatttatttaatttaattaacaGCAAATATGTCAACAAGAAAGTACCATTTCATGAAATGAAAGACTTAGTCTCAAAATATGATCCAGAAATTATtgagaaatattttgataagACAATCATCAAGGAGTGCGAAATATTAGTGGCAGAGACAAAAGCAATATTATCGAAACTTCAGAATATTTCCATGATTAATGATGCGATACAGTTTGgtgataatataaaactaaaaatattaacagTTCCTGATAATGATAAGTTATTACTAAAATTGGAAAAGGTGAAAGATTCATTTTCTACATGTTCTTTTTACTTTCCAGAAATGGAACAAACTAACCATATATATCAAAggattttaaaattaacaaGCAATAGCATACAGGCACTATCAacaaatgatttaaaaactttaaaagaaGTATATATCAAATCATTTGAAGTACCAATAAAACATTCGTTATTGAAGACAGTTGCTGATAAAATACACAGTTTAGAATGGGTTGATTCttacaataaatatattctaaAAGTAGATGATGAAATAAACTATGCATCTGAAATTTTTACTGTAAAATCTCTGttacaatttttcaattttggGGTACAATGTTGTAATGTTGAAGATGTTGAAAGATTGGAAAATGTTAAGAATATTATACTGAAAACTAATGAATTAATTGGATTGTTATCAAAACAGTTTAAACCTAAAAAACAGCATAGTAAAATTTCCATTGAGATcttgaaaaatatcattgaAAGAGCAAAAGAAGGTAATTTACCAATTGGTGCCACTATGTTAAGattgattcaaaatattatcactAGAATTTCTGACATTGAATTGGAATTTACACCAATTAATAAGTTATTAAATgttaatgaagaaaaaaagaacgATATATTAAGGATAATCTACGgtgatgataatattggATATgagatatttcaatatttcaacGGTTCAGAGAAAGATTTGAGAGCAAATGTATCAGATTTTTCGGGtgtgaaattattaaatgatgCCTGTAAAAATGCAAAAACATGGTCCCttgatttatcaaaatcgacaaataaaaaattggaCAAGTACCATTTGAGAATTAAAAAGGCTTTAGATATTTCTAGTGATACTTATGAGAACAAACTCAAAAGATTAGCAAACCCTAACGATATCATAGAAACTTCGGCAACATATTGCTATTGTAGAGATGGTGACAAAGGTGGTACGATGATAGAATGTGAGATATGCAAAGATTGGTACCATAAATCTTGTATTAATGAAGGACAATGGAATTTACCAACGAACACAgatgatattttcatttgtgCATTATGTAATTTGGATAACAATAGTGGATTTTTTACGCAGCGTTTCACGTTAACATTTGAGATGATTGAGgcattaataatttcaagtATCAATTTGAAAGTTATCTCTGATCGTATAGCATTAATGCAACTGATCGATATGTACTTggatataataaaatttaaaaaatttgttaGATCACATCTgtttgatgaaaatgacaATGTTAAAGAGGAGATAACTGTAGCAGAATTGAAATTCACTTTACGAAAAATCATTGGATCGCGagttatttttaatgacCCActcattaaaaaaatctGGGAAAGATACAGTATATTGGAAATGAGTACTTTCcaaaatttccaaaaacCTGgacaaaatattataacaGGATATAATTCAAGCGGTACAGAAAAGAtgattaaagaaaattctAATCTTCCATCATATGATAGATTAGTAGAAAGGCCCTTTGAAGTGACAGTAGACAAAAAAATAGTGCATGAGGAAAAGATTTAA
- the TPHA0E02730 gene encoding uncharacterized protein (similar to Saccharomyces cerevisiae SIP18 (YMR175W) and GRE1 (YPL223C); ancestral locus Anc_6.246) yields the protein MSNLLNKFADKLQGKNEEDQSEQQYQQGSQRQQGSQRQQGSQRTEQPQYGLGHQGSQMRGTNQNEYDYDPNDFSGGSGGRSGLGSNQDTSGGGGRNFQGSENLQGQQLHGAGDSSFKSQMPRDYEEGEGDWGPSSIDQGDSMASGNTSGRTTRSQGQSQRGGNQGHNRYQFDDQQ from the coding sequence ATGTCTAACCTACTAAATAAATTCGCTGATAAACTACAAGGGAAGAACGAGGAGGATCAGAGTGAGCAACAATATCAACAAGGTTCTCAACGCCAACAAGGTTCCCAACGCCAGCAAGGTTCTCAACGCACAGAGCAACCCCAATACGGTCTGGGCCACCAAGGTAGCCAAATGAGAGGTACAAACCAGAACGAGTACGACTATGATCCAAACGATTTCTCCGGCGGCTCCGGCGGCCGCTCGGGACTAGGAAGCAACCAGGACACCTCCGGCGGTGGTGGACGTAACTTCCAAGGCTCGGAAAACTTGCAAGGACAGCAACTACACGGTGCTGGTGATAGTAGTTTCAAGTCACAGATGCCTCGTGACTACGAAGAAGGCGAAGGCGACTGGGGTCCATCCTCTATTGACCAAGGGGATTCTATGGCATCGGGAAACACCTCCGGCAGGACAACTAGGAGCCAAGGTCAATCCCAACGTGGGGGCAATCAAGGACATAACAGATACCAATTCGATGATCAACAGTGA